Below is a genomic region from Henckelia pumila isolate YLH828 chromosome 3, ASM3356847v2, whole genome shotgun sequence.
TGTCTTTTATgcattataatatagtaaatataataaaaattagtaGCCGTGAACAATCACAAACTTTTAATCAATGTTTTTTAATATATGAgtaaacttttaaattttaaattacatgtaattttaatatttttcaattatctatatgttattttgtttttaaatatctatttatttcatgaaataaaaattaatatttccacataaaaattaatttttcaaaatcatagTCTCATTTCGCAATCATATCATCTCACCAACATTATCACATAAATATACTCTTATTCAAATATCAACAAATTgggtaaaaataaataaacaaaagaaTAGATCTTTTGAAACGGTCTTACAAAGCTAAATGAGGCCGTagatcattaaaaaaataacattttttattaaaaacaaaACTTTATTATGGATATTCAAATGTTGAAATAAAAAATCTGATTTACAAAATTTACGCTCAGTCtgataagattttttttaattaaaaaatacaaacactaacttttaatttgatttttatttatactTACATTGTAACATTAAAATGGAACACGATGAATCTTCAGATGAGGCGGCACTGAAATGAGGCTTGGCTCCCTTGTCCCATGGCGCTGGTGCCCAAAAACCTGACCAGCAAACGCTTACTTCTGCTGCTCAAAGCAGAGAAGAATCTCAAGTCCGCGCTCACCTTGTTCGAATCAGCCAGTGGTCACCCCAGTTATGCCCATTCTGCCTCTGCCTTTCACCACATTCTCCACCGCCTCTCCATCTCCCCGGACCTTAATTTCCTTCCAAATGTCACCCGCATAGTTGATCTCATTCGTATCCAGCAATGCCAGTGCTCCGAGGACGCGGCGTTGGCTGTTTTGAAGTTTTATTCGAAGAATTTAATGGCTGAGAAAGCTATGGAAACTTTCCAGAAAATGCGGGAGGTCTTTGGTTGTGAACCCGGAGTGAGGTCCTACAACTCTCTGCTGAATGCGTTCGTGGTTTCGAATCAGTTGAGTAAGGCGGAGGTTTTCTTTAGGAATTTTCGGACTATGGGGGTGTCGCCCAATTTAgaatctttcaatattttaatcaaAATTGCGTGTCAAAAGGGGGAGTTTGATAAGGCGAGAGAGTTGACAGATTGTATGTGGGATACGAATCTGAGTCCTGATCGTCATAGTTATGGCACTTTGATCAATGGGTTGGTGAAAGCTGGGGACTTGAACGAGGCTGTTAAGGTGTTTGAGGAAATGTCTTACAGAGGCGTGACGCCTGATGTTATATGCTACAACATTTTGATTGATGGGTTTTTCAAGAAGGGAGATTTAAAGGTGGCCAATGGGATTTGGAACAAGTTAAATAAGGACTCAAATGCTTATCCCAATGTCGTTACATACAATGTCATGATCAGTGGGTTGTGTAACTGTGCGAGGTTTGTTGAGGCTCTGGAATTGTGTGATAGGATGAGAAATAATGAGAGAAAAATGGATCTTTTTACTTATAGTTCGTTGATTCATGGGTTATGTGAGTTGGGGAATATGGATGGGGCTGAGAGAGTTTATATGGAGATGGTTGAGAGCAAGGTAACTCCTGATTCTGTTGTATATAATGCATTGCTTAATGGTTATCAAAAGGTTGATcgatttgaggattgttttaagTTGTGGGAGTTGATGGCACGGGATGGTAATCGAAATGTTGCTAGTTTTAATATAATGATGAGAGGATTGTTCAACATTGGTTCTGTGAAGGAAGCTATTTCTATCTGGGAGCTTTTAAAAGAGAGTAGCTGTGGCGCAGATTCCACAACTTATGGAATACTAGTCCATGGATTATGTGAGAATGGGTACAATAATAAGGCTTTACATTTTTTGGAGGAGGCTGAAGGGAAAGGCGGTGTTCTAGATTCATTTGCATACTCTGCGATGATCAGTGGGATGTGCAGAGAGGGAAAGTTGGATGAAGCAGTTTCGTTGCTAAATTGTATAACCACTGGTGGCAACAAGCCAAATGCTCATGTTTATAATGCTTTGATCAATGGCTTTATGGCTGCTTCTAAAATTGATGATGCAATGAGGATATTTAGTGAAATGGGAAGCAGTAATTGCCCACCGACAATTGTTACATACAACACGCTTATTGATGGATTTTGCAAGGCTAGAAGATTTGGTGAAGCCTATGATCTTGTGAAGGAAATGCTGGGGAAAGGGTGGAAGCCAGATGTTATCACTTATAGCTTGTTGATAAAAGGTCTCTGTTTGGACCAGAAAGTAGAAATGGCTTTCAATTTATGGAACCAAGTTGTCGGCAAAGGATTCAAGCCAGATGTACGAATGCATAATATTTTGATCCACGGGCTCTGCTCTGTCGCCAAAACTCAACTTGCTTTGTCGCTGTATTTGGACATGAGTCATTGGAACTGTGCACCTAATATAGTGACCAACAATACCCTTATGGAAGGATATTATAAAGTTGGCGACCTAAGAACTGCTTCAGCAATCTGGGCTCGAATTTTAAGAGGTGGGCTGCAGCCGGATGTTGTTTCCTACAACATTGTTTTCAAAGGTCTTTGTTCTTGCGGTAGAATATCAGATGCCATTTTGTTCTTACAAGATGCTTTGACAAAAAGAGTTGTTCCAAACATAATTACATGGAACATACTTGTCAGAGCTGTGATTCTCAGTAAATATCCAACCTGATCCTGTGGCTCCATACTGCACGGGAAGTACGTTCCTCTGATCTTAATGGTATTCTAAACTAAACCTAGACTTTTCTATCGATAAAACTGTTGTGTAATTAGATACTTTCAGTTATTCTCATTGCAGGTTTTGTGAAATCTTTTCTTAGCTGATCTTGGCGGTTCGTTCTCGCTCAAACTTAAATCGAACTGTACCTGTGATTGTAAGTTCACTGTCCTGtcaattttagtttttgaagATGTAAAAACTAATTGTAGAAAATGTAGCctattgaatttattattattatttttttaagaggTAGCctattgaatttattattattatttttttaagaggTAGCCTATTGACTTTTGTTGGATCtaattattttgttttcttaTCAATGCAGttgattttgtgttttttaactCTTTATGAAATATGTAGACGAATATATTTGCAGTTTGACTGGATTTACCCGAAAATTGCTGTGTTTTCTTGGAGGCTGGTTGAATTCATTTCATCAACTTACTGACTGCTTGGTGAAATGGTCATGAGCTATAGAAATGTGTTAGGCTTGGGGAACTGCAAAATTGTAAACTGTTTTAACTCTTAATGAAATATGTAGACAAATATATTTGCAGTTTGACTGGATTTACCCGAAAATTGCTGTGTTTTCATGGAGGCTGGTTGAATTCATTTCATCAACTTACTGACTGATTGGTGAAATGGTCATGAGCTATAGAAATGTGTCGGGCTTGGGGAACTGCAAAATTGTAAACTAGGAGCTTTTGTAGtttgtccaaaaaaaaaaaaaaccatttaaATGCTTCAGTTAAATGACTGTACTAGATGATATGACAATAAAATATAGAAATAGAATGACTCCCTCCAGACTCCAGTGAACCGTGTTTCATTATGATGCGTAATTGACGATAACCTCGTTTTTCAGGATGGTGAGTACCTGTCAGTGTTCCATTTGGTTCAAAGCGAATAGAATGTGCAGAATTGAATGCCCAAAATCCTGATAAGATTCTTGAGTTTATTTCAGGTACTCCTTGGGCCTGAGGGCTTGTTTAACTGTAACTGTCATATATCTGTTATGCTTCCAGGATCTTGTTCAAATATGTTTGGAACTTGTACTTCACTTAGCCTTGTTTACCCTGTTCCTTGCGCTGACAAAACCGGAGCTGCACTTGATTAACTGAAGTATACTAAATTTTTATCTCTTTGCTCCACCTTATTTTCCAGATTGAAGTTTAAAAGTGTAAGTTAATTGAACAGCATCAGATACTACAAGGCTTTAGTGATTAAAGTTGTATCACTAAAGACAAGAATGATGCAAAAACAAGGGTAGCCTGATGTATTAGCCTCTCATATTAGTATTTTATTTGGGGTTATAACTCATGCTATATGTAAGTGAGATAAGAAGTTCATGTTCTGAGATCTTCCTCTTAAGTCTCAGTTTTTGATGTTTTGCCCCTTTcccctgtttttttttttaaaattgttttcaTCACCAAGAACAAAAATGTCGCACATTTGACGAGTTAATATACACCTATGGAATATCGCCACAAAGCATGTACTTCACTCTGAACTTAAAACCCGGGTGTGATATCATTCATGGGGTTATAACTCATGCTATATTTATGTACTCCATGGTTAAATTAGAGAATGGAAATGCCCACttcatttcttctcttctttcgtTTTTTCTTGTTCTGATAAAACACTCTGTTCATATACAAGTTGCGACAGCAAACCAACCAGAATCGCCGCCAGAACAGCCACTTTCCTCCAGTCAGACGTTGAAGAAATCGAGGCCTCGGCAATTCCAATGACTACCAAAGCAATGAGTGCAAGGTAAATATTTCTCCTGATTACTAACCCAGCATCTTTCTTAGTCAGCTCCCTGATTTTCTCTGCCTCTTCCTTTGCTTTTGCTTTGTCAACCTGTGTATTCCCCCTAAAGCTTTTAAAGAACATCCCTTCATTCCTGTCTTCCTCGATTTTCCCTTCAAAATCCGTGACCTTTTTCTCACTCTCTTCAATCTCTATCTTGTTCAACTCCATAGATTCCTCAAAGGCTTGCATCCTGCTCTCAATATTCCCCATAATCTGTTCAATAAAATGAACAAAAACCCGGTTACTTAACTAACCACTTTTCGTCTTTGTTTGACAgaagaagataaaaataaaaacccaCCCGTGCACCGGCTTCATCCAATTCCTTGAGGGCATTCTCTCCAATTTGGTCAATTTCAGCATTGGCTTCCTCAGCAAACTGCGTTAGGTATGCAGATCTTTCGTCCAAGTAATCGGTGAGACGAACTTTTTGAGTTTGTAGCATGGCAATTCTGGCTAGTAGTTCCTGCTTGCTTTTATCCCCTTCAGGTGGTGTAGAATCTTGTTCTGTATTATTATCTGAACTGTTATTAGACTTACAGAAGGAGAGCATAAGCTTCCTTTTCTTGAAAAGCTCTGTGTCATGAAAATGGCCATGGCTGGGAGTGAAGGAGGTTTGAATTGCTTTAAGAGAAATCATAtttcctttttttatttttttgggaaCTTTGTGAGAGGGAAGTGGATGAAACTCTGACTGGAAAATATGCACAACGCGACTGTTTTGGGCCTCTCGTTATATTTTCTCATTATCTGGTTCCAATATTGTATATCCATGCTCAATTTTTTTTGCCCAGATATTATCCATTCTTTTGGACCCACTGAGCCTTTACTTCGATCTTATCCTAAGCAATTTTCACCGGGAGAACTCTAATCCAGCTCTTGAACTCAGTTTGATTGCTTATAGCATTTCCAAGTTATTCGATTTCGGTTTCGGGCTTCGGATCATATGAAAACAAGATTTACGTtcagtttttgttttgtttttgtttttttcagaTGTATAACTCCATTTTCTAATAGTAATTTTGATGGAATAATTTGAGTTGTTGGAATTtgatgtttaaatatttttgttttgttttacttttctttttttattttctaggACGAACAACTTTATTTTGAGATCTACGCCAAGTGTTCTTGAACTATGCAATTTcaaaaatatgataaaagaaATAATTGCTGATTCGGTTTTAAAACTTTGGTTATTTATATCATCAAATTTAGTATTAGTTTACTAATTTTTGTCTTTTTTAATCTGTAAACCTATTTCTTTTAAACAGGACAACATATTGTGTCAATAGATGCATCCGTCTGTTGGGTTCAGATTCATAGAATACGCCCAAAAATGTTGGCAAAATTCTGTAGCTGTTAGTTTGAAAGTAACCATCCGCGAAACTTAACCAAATTAAGTGATTGCGCTGTTCGGAATCAAACTAATATCTGAACATAGagaaaattacaattttttatCTGgcatgtttttcatttttattatgttattaCGTCTTAGACttctatttttcattttttttaatgttttttggTTTGAATTCTTTTTCAACTAAGTCCTGACGTGATATTGGAGAACGACGACGGATCATCGGAAATTTTTAACGTGGTGATGACATTAGCAACACTTTGggaaacataacttaaattcaaaaaatcataaattagtGAGACTACAACCGTGAATTGCCTGAGAATATAATTAAAGATGAAAAATGCACAAGTTGCAagatcaaaaatatatttttcccgAAGATATTAATTATATTGTTGAGCGCAGGTTGAATCAAGATTTAAGACCGACTCGGCATGCCCTTGTACAGTGAAATGTACAAATGCATGTGATGTTACACCATATTTTGTGTGACATATTGTATGCGCGTGCGTTCGTGCGTGTTTGTTATAAAACAATTGGctgatatgttgtttttttttaaaaaaaaggataTGCCGACATGAAAATTGAATGTAACTTTGTGTAATTTCGTGCGAaagaggtaaaaaaaaaaaagagttaaaataattaggtaacattaaaaaaaattaagagatGAAAAGCCGAGCTCTTTTTATGTACACTCGGcaacaacaaaataataaaaggcaCAAAatatgaccctcaaaccattaaTTGAATACGGATTGAATTGTTAATAGACGCTTGATCAATTTGCAAACCTTCTTTAAAAACacatatttttcaaaatcttgaaGTCCCCTAGCATATTTAGGTAAATTTcccttcttctttttattttttatttaattttaaaagtaggaacttaatttcaagaaaaaatattataatttgttGCAACCATTGAGAAAAACCAACCAACACATGTCCACCAACCGCAAGTTCCCAACAAatcaatataataataacattaCTTTAAATCACTTGGTCAAAACTTAATGGTAAAactttttttgttaaaaaaaaaaaaagaatttaagaatattataaagTACAAAGTTTCGATCTCATGATGATGATAAAGACTCGTTCCCCATTTGCTAACTTCGTACGAGATTGAGAAGTTAGTTAATAACCAAAGTTTGTCTAAATAGTAGATAATATCTTAGCTTTTAAACAATTTTTGTGTTGTCTTGTAGTTGTTACTGATGTATGTTTGTCTGAAAGGGCTCTTGCAACCATCCTAAATACTTTGTAACCATCGCTCCTTGTTATGTTCTTATATCCTATGAATTCGAATTTATCTAGAAGACGTCTTGAATTCACTAGGTACACAAAACTATCTAGTttaatttatccaaatttaaataatcataaaTAAGACCTAACAAAAATAATCTATACATTTTcagaattaaaataatctctatatttttttcacgtaaattatttaattaatacaaCAAATTTTACCATACATACTAGCTACTACTGCATCAAGAGATACtggaaaattaaattatttttgtctAGTAACTTGGACGTTTTCTATTTATGGTTGTGTTGACAATTTACGGTCTTAGTCAAATAATTTGCGATTTCTTTTTCTAGTCTTGGGTAGTATTTGAGAAAGCTCAAAGTACTTTTTAGAAGCAATCTCAAACATTACATTAA
It encodes:
- the LOC140886937 gene encoding uncharacterized protein; this translates as MALVPKNLTSKRLLLLLKAEKNLKSALTLFESASGHPSYAHSASAFHHILHRLSISPDLNFLPNVTRIVDLIRIQQCQCSEDAALAVLKFYSKNLMAEKAMETFQKMREVFGCEPGVRSYNSLLNAFVVSNQLSKAEVFFRNFRTMGVSPNLESFNILIKIACQKGEFDKARELTDCMWDTNLSPDRHSYGTLINGLVKAGDLNEAVKVFEEMSYRGVTPDVICYNILIDGFFKKGDLKVANGIWNKLNKDSNAYPNVVTYNVMISGLCNCARFVEALELCDRMRNNERKMDLFTYSSLIHGLCELGNMDGAERVYMEMVESKVTPDSVVYNALLNGYQKVDRFEDCFKLWELMARDGNRNVASFNIMMRGLFNIGSVKEAISIWELLKESSCGADSTTYGILVHGLCENGYNNKALHFLEEAEGKGGVLDSFAYSAMISGMCREGKLDEAVSLLNCITTGGNKPNAHVYNALINGFMAASKIDDAMRIFSEMGSSNCPPTIVTYNTLIDGFCKARRFGEAYDLVKEMLGKGWKPDVITYSLLIKGLCLDQKVEMAFNLWNQVVGKGFKPDVRMHNILIHGLCSVAKTQLALSLYLDMSHWNCAPNIVTNNTLMEGYYKVGDLRTASAIWARILRGGLQPDVVSYNIVFKGLCSCGRISDAILFLQDALTKRVVPNIITWNILVRAVILSKYPT
- the LOC140891453 gene encoding uncharacterized protein yields the protein MISLKAIQTSFTPSHGHFHDTELFKKRKLMLSFCKSNNSSDNNTEQDSTPPEGDKSKQELLARIAMLQTQKVRLTDYLDERSAYLTQFAEEANAEIDQIGENALKELDEAGARIMGNIESRMQAFEESMELNKIEIEESEKKVTDFEGKIEEDRNEGMFFKSFRGNTQVDKAKAKEEAEKIRELTKKDAGLVIRRNIYLALIALVVIGIAEASISSTSDWRKVAVLAAILVGLLSQLVYEQSVLSEQEKTKEEKK